The following coding sequences are from one Reyranella humidisoli window:
- a CDS encoding FAD-binding oxidoreductase: protein MSETEFVEKLRAIVGDKGLITDEQGKHPYVTDWRENFAGNALAVVRPANTEEVAAVVGLCAAEKVAVVPQGGNTGLVGGGTPDEKGREIVLSLNRMTRILDIDLIGYSMTVEAGVILKTIQETAAANDRLFPLSLAAEGSCTIGGNLSTNAGGVQVLHYGNARQLVLGLEVVTPQGEIWNGLRALKKDNTGYDLRDLYLGAEGTLGIITRAVLKLWPKPKDVATAWVAIPSPEAAVALLSGAHAASEDNVTSCELMGRQGIDLVLQHIPGATDPLSEKHDWYVLLEWSSTRARREGENAGGLREKMETYLGEAMEQGLVLDATIAQNEAQARALWALRENHSEASKKEGPSVKHDISVAVSRIPSFVTEGLAAMRKVLPECRPVAFGHVGDGNLHFNCQAPAGWDKARFMPHTHAVNAAIYDIVVGYGGSISAEHGIGLLKVDELAHYRSKVEIDTMRTIKRALDPQNLMNPGKIVRV, encoded by the coding sequence GTGTCTGAGACCGAATTCGTCGAAAAGCTGCGCGCCATCGTCGGCGACAAGGGCCTGATCACCGACGAACAGGGCAAGCACCCTTACGTTACGGATTGGCGCGAGAACTTCGCGGGCAATGCGCTCGCCGTGGTACGGCCAGCCAACACCGAGGAGGTCGCCGCCGTCGTGGGGCTGTGCGCGGCCGAGAAGGTCGCCGTGGTGCCGCAGGGCGGCAACACCGGCCTGGTGGGCGGCGGCACGCCCGATGAGAAGGGCCGCGAGATCGTGCTGTCGCTCAACCGCATGACACGCATCCTCGACATCGATCTCATCGGATATTCGATGACCGTCGAGGCCGGCGTCATCCTGAAGACCATCCAGGAGACGGCGGCGGCGAACGATCGCCTGTTCCCCTTGTCTCTGGCGGCCGAGGGAAGCTGCACGATCGGCGGCAATCTCTCGACCAATGCCGGCGGCGTGCAGGTCCTGCACTACGGCAATGCCCGCCAGCTCGTGCTCGGCCTCGAAGTCGTGACGCCGCAGGGCGAGATCTGGAACGGGCTGCGCGCGCTCAAGAAGGACAATACCGGCTACGATTTGCGCGACCTCTATCTCGGCGCGGAGGGCACACTGGGCATCATCACCCGCGCGGTGCTGAAGCTCTGGCCCAAGCCCAAGGACGTGGCGACCGCCTGGGTAGCAATCCCCTCGCCCGAGGCCGCCGTCGCGCTGTTGAGTGGCGCGCATGCCGCGTCCGAGGACAACGTCACCTCCTGCGAGCTGATGGGCCGCCAGGGCATCGACCTCGTGCTGCAGCACATCCCCGGCGCCACCGACCCCCTGTCTGAGAAGCACGACTGGTACGTCCTGCTCGAATGGTCATCGACGCGCGCCCGGCGCGAGGGTGAAAACGCGGGCGGCCTGCGCGAGAAGATGGAGACCTATCTCGGCGAGGCGATGGAACAAGGCCTCGTGCTCGACGCCACCATCGCCCAGAATGAGGCGCAGGCGCGCGCTCTGTGGGCGCTTCGCGAGAACCACTCGGAAGCCTCCAAGAAGGAAGGCCCTTCCGTGAAGCACGACATCTCCGTTGCCGTGAGCAGGATCCCCTCCTTCGTCACCGAGGGTCTTGCGGCGATGAGGAAGGTTCTCCCCGAGTGTCGCCCGGTCGCCTTCGGTCATGTCGGCGACGGCAACCTCCACTTCAACTGCCAGGCGCCGGCCGGCTGGGACAAGGCGCGCTTCATGCCGCACACCCATGCCGTGAACGCCGCGATCTACGATATCGTCGTGGGCTACGGCGGTTCGATCTCGGCCGAGCACGGGATCGGCCTGCTAAAGGTCGACGAACTCGCCCACTACCGCAGCAAGGTCGAGATCGACACGATGCGCACCATCAAGCGCGCGCTGGATCCGCAGAACCTGATGAACCCGGGCAAGATCGTCCGGGTTTGA
- a CDS encoding FAD-binding oxidoreductase translates to MPDTAIIPTIPTAPVTPAILESLRAIVGDKGLISDDQGKQPFVTDWRGSIVGNAAVVVRPANVEEVSKVVKLCHDNGIAIVPQAGNTGLMGGATPWPSHTGIVLSVGRMNKVLNVDPVGYSMTVESGCVLQTLQETAASHDRFFPLFLGAQGSCMIGGNLSTNAGGVQVLRYGNARNLVMGLEVVLPNGDIWNGLRALKKDNTGYDLKHLFMGAEGTLGIITKAVLKLWPAAKDVATAWLAIRDPQAAIEILSEAHGASEDNVGSCELMSRTCTDMVLRNIPGTQDPLKADTEWFLLLEWTSARPKTEGSEGMSEKMEQFLADQMEAGRVIDAVIAQSEAQARNMWVIRESVAPASRAEGPGLSYDISVSISKVPEFIERGLKAALDILPSIRPYPLGHIGDGNIHFSFMGPKGMDRETLKQYSPAITRAVNDLVTSLDGSISAEHGIGIDKLDELAHYRSRIELDTMRTIKRALDPKNIMNPGKVLRV, encoded by the coding sequence ATGCCCGATACCGCCATCATCCCGACGATTCCGACGGCCCCCGTCACACCCGCGATCCTCGAGAGCCTACGTGCCATCGTGGGTGACAAGGGCCTGATCTCCGACGACCAGGGCAAGCAGCCCTTCGTCACCGACTGGCGCGGCTCGATCGTGGGCAACGCCGCCGTGGTCGTGCGCCCGGCGAACGTCGAGGAAGTCTCCAAGGTCGTGAAGCTCTGCCACGACAACGGGATCGCCATCGTCCCGCAGGCCGGCAACACCGGCCTGATGGGCGGCGCGACGCCCTGGCCCTCGCATACCGGCATCGTCCTGTCGGTCGGCCGCATGAACAAGGTGCTGAACGTCGATCCGGTCGGTTACTCGATGACCGTCGAGTCGGGCTGCGTGCTGCAGACGCTGCAGGAGACTGCGGCCAGCCACGACCGCTTCTTCCCGCTGTTCCTGGGCGCCCAGGGCTCGTGCATGATCGGCGGCAATCTCTCGACCAACGCCGGCGGCGTGCAGGTGCTGCGCTACGGCAACGCGCGCAACCTCGTCATGGGCCTCGAAGTGGTGCTGCCCAACGGCGACATCTGGAACGGGCTGCGCGCGCTGAAGAAGGACAATACCGGCTACGACCTGAAGCACCTGTTCATGGGCGCCGAGGGCACGCTGGGCATCATCACCAAGGCGGTGCTGAAGCTGTGGCCCGCCGCCAAGGACGTGGCGACCGCCTGGCTCGCGATCCGCGATCCGCAGGCAGCCATCGAGATCCTGTCCGAGGCGCACGGCGCGTCGGAAGACAATGTCGGCTCGTGCGAACTGATGAGCCGGACCTGTACCGACATGGTGCTCCGCAACATCCCCGGCACGCAGGATCCTCTGAAAGCCGACACGGAATGGTTCCTGCTCCTCGAATGGACGTCGGCGCGTCCCAAGACCGAGGGGTCCGAGGGCATGTCGGAAAAGATGGAGCAGTTCCTCGCCGACCAGATGGAAGCCGGCCGCGTGATCGATGCCGTCATCGCCCAGAGCGAGGCGCAGGCGCGCAACATGTGGGTGATCCGCGAATCGGTCGCGCCCGCGTCGCGCGCCGAAGGGCCGGGCCTCAGCTACGACATCTCGGTCTCGATCTCGAAGGTGCCGGAGTTCATCGAACGCGGGCTCAAGGCCGCGCTCGACATCCTGCCCAGCATCCGCCCCTATCCGCTCGGCCATATCGGCGACGGCAACATCCATTTCTCCTTCATGGGACCGAAGGGGATGGATCGCGAGACGCTCAAGCAATACTCACCCGCCATCACCCGCGCGGTGAACGATCTGGTGACGAGCCTCGACGGATCGATCTCGGCCGAGCACGGCATCGGCATCGACAAGCTCGACGAGTTGGCCCATTACCGCAGCCGCATCGAGCTCGACACGATGCGCACCATCAAACGCGCGCTCGATCCGAAGAACATCATGAACCCCGGCAAGGTGCTGCGTGTCTGA
- a CDS encoding L-threonylcarbamoyladenylate synthase yields MSVIEATAQSIAEAASTLRDGGLVAFPTETVYGLGGDATNERAVAAIFEAKGRPQFNPLISHVLDAASARAFVRWNDTAEKLAARFWPGPLTLVLPRAEGSTIALLATAGLDTVAIRAPSHPVAQALMRATGRPIAAPSANRSGEVSPTRPEHVAQSLGARAPMILDGGPCLVGVESTVLDLTAATPILLRPGGATREAIEAVIGQIALSDAIPSGDAARKSPGQLQSHYAPSRPVRLEATSVTPDEGLLAFGESVPAGAMLTMNLSPTGNLGEAAANLFAMMRSLDRPGIGRIAVAPIPHTGLGLAINDRLRRAAADDGSNRQR; encoded by the coding sequence ATGAGCGTGATCGAGGCGACGGCGCAATCCATTGCCGAGGCCGCGTCAACGCTGCGCGACGGCGGCCTCGTCGCCTTCCCGACCGAGACCGTCTACGGCCTGGGCGGCGACGCGACCAACGAGCGTGCCGTCGCGGCCATCTTCGAGGCCAAGGGCCGGCCGCAATTCAATCCCCTGATCAGCCATGTCCTCGATGCCGCGTCCGCCCGCGCCTTCGTGCGCTGGAACGACACGGCGGAGAAGCTCGCGGCCCGCTTCTGGCCCGGTCCCCTGACCCTGGTGCTGCCGCGGGCCGAAGGCTCGACCATCGCCCTGCTCGCGACCGCCGGCCTCGACACGGTTGCGATCCGGGCGCCCTCTCATCCAGTGGCGCAGGCGCTGATGCGCGCGACCGGCCGGCCGATCGCCGCGCCCTCCGCCAACCGCAGCGGCGAGGTCAGCCCGACACGCCCGGAGCATGTCGCGCAGTCTCTGGGTGCGCGCGCGCCGATGATCCTCGATGGCGGCCCCTGTCTCGTCGGCGTGGAATCCACCGTGCTCGATCTCACGGCCGCAACGCCCATCCTGCTGCGTCCTGGCGGCGCGACACGCGAGGCGATCGAAGCGGTGATCGGACAGATCGCCCTCAGCGACGCCATTCCGAGCGGCGATGCAGCGCGCAAGTCGCCGGGCCAACTCCAAAGCCACTATGCACCGTCGCGGCCCGTCCGGCTTGAGGCGACGTCCGTCACGCCCGACGAAGGCCTGCTGGCCTTTGGCGAAAGCGTGCCCGCGGGCGCCATGCTGACGATGAACCTGAGCCCCACCGGCAATCTGGGCGAGGCCGCCGCCAACCTGTTCGCCATGATGCGGTCGCTCGACCGGCCCGGCATCGGCCGCATCGCCGTCGCACCCATTCCGCACACCGGCCTCGGCCTTGCGATCAACGACAGGCTGAGGCGGGCCGCAGCGGATGACGGCTCCAACAGGCAGCGCTAG
- the cysQ gene encoding 3'(2'),5'-bisphosphate nucleotidase CysQ — MTNALPPIETLRDACSAIAEEAAREIMRIYAGDLGARDKADKSPVTDADHAAEAVILAGLRKLTPDTVIIAEEEMAAGRVPTLQDGRPFWLVDPLDGTKEFIKRNGEFTVNIALIEGGRPTLGIVLAPATETLWRGARGLGADKREGNGAFETIRTRTPPSHGLTACASRSHAIYSDLDIWFRNNNLTVADRVQAGSSLKFCLIAEGKADIYPRFGPTNEWDTAAAQGVLEAAGGEVVTTDDRPLLYGKPRFSNPHFIARSLAAR; from the coding sequence ATGACCAATGCCCTTCCCCCGATCGAGACGCTTCGCGACGCCTGCTCCGCCATCGCCGAAGAGGCCGCGCGCGAGATCATGCGCATCTATGCCGGCGACCTCGGCGCCCGCGACAAGGCCGACAAGAGCCCTGTCACCGACGCGGATCACGCGGCGGAGGCGGTCATCCTGGCCGGCCTGCGCAAACTCACGCCCGACACCGTGATAATCGCCGAGGAGGAGATGGCCGCCGGTCGCGTCCCCACACTTCAGGACGGACGGCCCTTCTGGCTCGTCGACCCGCTCGACGGCACCAAGGAGTTCATCAAGAGGAACGGCGAGTTCACGGTGAACATTGCGCTGATCGAAGGCGGCCGCCCGACCCTCGGCATCGTGCTGGCACCGGCCACCGAAACCCTGTGGCGCGGTGCCAGGGGGCTGGGCGCCGACAAGCGCGAGGGCAACGGCGCCTTCGAGACCATCCGCACACGCACGCCGCCGAGCCACGGGCTGACCGCCTGCGCCAGCCGCAGCCACGCGATCTACAGCGACCTCGACATCTGGTTCCGCAACAACAACCTCACCGTGGCCGACCGCGTGCAGGCGGGGTCATCGCTGAAGTTCTGCCTGATCGCCGAGGGCAAGGCCGACATCTATCCGCGCTTTGGGCCGACCAACGAGTGGGACACGGCCGCGGCGCAGGGCGTGCTTGAGGCCGCTGGCGGAGAAGTCGTCACCACCGACGACCGTCCCCTGCTCTACGGCAAGCCGCGCTTCTCCAATCCGCATTTCATCGCCCGCAGCCTGGCGGCGCGATGA
- a CDS encoding LLM class flavin-dependent oxidoreductase, with the protein MPVKVIGMIGVAPPQGTALHVIAGGISPTFLREFSQAHEAAGFDYALVGYYASSAEGFNVASYAACQTRTLSFLIAHRPGVVAPTIAARAAATLDQLSGGRLALHIIVGNSDADQQREGDFSPKEERYVRAAEYLDVMRKVWTSTKPFDFEGKFYRFKDVFSEARPFQQPYPPLFFGGSSPGAMEMGAQHCDAFAMFGEPLAETAERIAQFRRMTQPFGRTPRFNVSFRPIIAETEGKAWDKAKKILDDLKSSGTMPTKAQDKSAERLVELAKRGDVHDERLWMPVAGAAAGKGNTSCLVGTPEQVAEAMLKYYRLGVASFLIRGFDPLGDVTDFGRELIPRLKAGALEIDRELAAAA; encoded by the coding sequence ATGCCCGTCAAAGTGATCGGAATGATCGGGGTGGCCCCGCCACAGGGGACCGCGCTGCATGTGATCGCCGGGGGCATCTCGCCGACCTTCCTCCGCGAATTCTCGCAGGCCCACGAAGCCGCGGGCTTCGACTACGCGCTCGTCGGCTACTACGCGTCGTCGGCCGAGGGCTTCAACGTCGCGAGCTACGCGGCCTGCCAGACAAGGACGCTGTCCTTCCTGATCGCCCATCGCCCGGGCGTCGTGGCGCCGACCATCGCGGCGCGCGCCGCGGCGACGCTCGACCAGCTCTCCGGCGGCCGTCTGGCGCTGCACATCATCGTGGGCAACAGCGATGCCGACCAGCAGCGCGAGGGCGACTTCTCGCCCAAGGAAGAGCGCTACGTGCGCGCCGCCGAGTATCTCGACGTGATGCGCAAGGTCTGGACCTCGACCAAGCCTTTCGACTTCGAGGGCAAGTTCTACCGCTTCAAGGACGTGTTCTCCGAGGCTAGGCCCTTCCAGCAGCCCTATCCGCCGCTGTTCTTCGGCGGCTCCTCGCCGGGTGCGATGGAGATGGGCGCGCAGCATTGCGATGCCTTCGCGATGTTCGGTGAGCCGCTCGCCGAGACGGCCGAACGCATCGCCCAGTTCCGCCGGATGACCCAACCGTTCGGTCGCACGCCGCGCTTCAACGTCTCGTTCCGCCCGATCATCGCGGAGACCGAAGGCAAGGCCTGGGACAAGGCGAAGAAGATCCTCGACGACCTGAAGTCGAGCGGCACCATGCCGACCAAGGCGCAGGACAAGTCGGCCGAGCGCCTGGTCGAACTGGCCAAGCGCGGCGACGTGCACGACGAGCGTCTGTGGATGCCGGTCGCCGGCGCTGCTGCCGGCAAGGGCAACACCTCGTGCCTGGTGGGAACGCCGGAGCAGGTCGCCGAGGCGATGCTGAAATACTACCGGCTGGGCGTGGCCTCGTTCCTGATCCGCGGCTTCGACCCGTTGGGTGACGTCACCGATTTCGGCCGCGAATTGATCCCGCGCCTGAAGGCGGGCGCTCTCGAGATCGATCGCGAACTCGCGGCAGCGGCCTAG
- a CDS encoding Bug family tripartite tricarboxylate transporter substrate binding protein — MALAGAVALSLGLVGGASAQQYPDKPIKLIVPYPPGATNDLLARVLAEPLAKELGQPVIVDNKGGAATAIGATATANAPADGYTMLLGTGTTYTLNPLLKKGLAYDTDRDFRMVSIIAEVPVVFIVNPKFPAKTLSEFVAYAKAHPGKVNYSSSGLGSSLHLAAELFAQQAGIKITHIPYPGSAGAMRALLADEVQMFSEVVSGALPHIAQKTVVPLAITSAKRLAVDPSIPTVAESGYPGFEALGWYALAVPKATPAPVVARIEAAINKILASGVLQARFEPLAIVIPGPQEPGSADKYMAKDRALWEPLVRALNITLD; from the coding sequence GTGGCTCTCGCGGGTGCCGTCGCCCTCTCGCTCGGCTTGGTGGGCGGGGCATCGGCGCAGCAGTATCCGGACAAGCCGATCAAGCTGATCGTGCCCTATCCGCCGGGAGCGACCAACGACCTGCTGGCGCGCGTGCTGGCCGAACCGCTGGCGAAGGAACTGGGCCAGCCAGTGATCGTCGACAACAAGGGCGGCGCCGCCACCGCGATCGGCGCGACCGCGACGGCAAACGCGCCGGCCGACGGCTACACGATGCTGCTGGGCACGGGCACGACCTACACGCTCAATCCGCTGCTGAAGAAAGGCCTGGCCTACGACACCGATCGCGACTTCAGGATGGTGTCGATCATCGCCGAGGTTCCGGTGGTGTTCATCGTCAACCCGAAGTTCCCCGCGAAGACGCTGTCGGAGTTCGTGGCTTACGCGAAGGCCCATCCGGGCAAGGTGAACTATTCCTCGTCGGGCCTCGGTTCCTCTCTGCATCTCGCGGCGGAACTGTTCGCCCAGCAAGCCGGGATCAAGATCACGCATATCCCATACCCAGGCAGCGCCGGCGCGATGCGCGCCCTGCTGGCCGACGAAGTGCAGATGTTTTCGGAAGTGGTTTCCGGCGCGCTGCCGCACATCGCCCAGAAGACGGTGGTGCCGCTCGCCATCACCAGCGCCAAGCGCCTCGCCGTCGATCCGTCGATCCCGACCGTCGCCGAAAGCGGCTATCCGGGGTTCGAGGCGCTGGGCTGGTACGCATTGGCCGTACCGAAGGCCACGCCGGCGCCGGTGGTCGCGCGCATCGAGGCCGCGATCAACAAGATCCTGGCCTCGGGGGTGCTGCAGGCTCGCTTCGAGCCGCTGGCGATCGTGATCCCCGGCCCGCAGGAGCCGGGGTCGGCCGACAAGTACATGGCGAAGGACCGCGCCCTCTGGGAGCCGCTGGTCCGCGCGCTCAACATCACGCTCGACTGA
- a CDS encoding IclR family transcriptional regulator, producing the protein MDTTVVKALTVLEALASSGAPLGVTELATKLGLSKSNVHRLLQTLSSRGYVSQVEQRYTVTTRLWELGAMIISRLDVAQIATPVMQRLVAEVDETAHLSILDMASCEVVSIHNVESTQPVRAYSRIGQRTPAHCVATGKVLLSVQSPEALQALPEELQRFTPHTLYRRDDLLAALVKIRLDGYSTNAGEWREQVGGAASVIWDHAGRPAAAIGLTVPVERLKPEVMDRYIPRLMAAADEISRLMGAPQRAR; encoded by the coding sequence ATGGATACGACGGTCGTCAAGGCACTGACGGTGCTGGAGGCCCTGGCCTCCAGCGGGGCGCCCCTCGGCGTCACCGAGCTGGCGACGAAGCTCGGCCTGTCCAAGAGCAACGTGCACCGCCTGCTGCAAACCCTGTCGAGCCGTGGCTACGTCAGCCAGGTCGAGCAGCGCTACACCGTCACGACCCGGCTGTGGGAACTGGGCGCGATGATCATCAGCCGCCTCGACGTCGCGCAGATCGCCACGCCGGTGATGCAGCGCCTGGTCGCCGAAGTCGACGAGACGGCGCATCTGTCGATCCTCGACATGGCCTCGTGCGAGGTGGTGTCGATCCACAATGTCGAGAGCACCCAGCCGGTTCGTGCCTACTCGCGCATCGGCCAGCGCACGCCCGCGCATTGCGTCGCAACCGGCAAGGTGCTGCTTTCGGTGCAGTCGCCAGAGGCGTTGCAGGCGTTGCCCGAGGAACTGCAGCGCTTCACGCCGCATACCCTTTACCGGCGCGACGATCTCCTGGCGGCGCTGGTGAAAATTCGCCTCGATGGCTATTCGACCAACGCCGGCGAGTGGCGCGAGCAGGTGGGCGGCGCAGCTTCCGTTATCTGGGACCACGCCGGCCGCCCGGCCGCCGCGATCGGACTGACGGTGCCGGTGGAGCGCCTCAAGCCCGAGGTGATGGACCGCTACATCCCGCGGCTGATGGCAGCGGCGGATGAGATCTCGCGCCTGATGGGCGCGCCGCAGCGCGCTCGCTGA
- a CDS encoding S-methyl-5'-thioadenosine phosphorylase — protein sequence MTVLGILGGSGLYDMAGLKSAEWRKVASPFGETSDEFLFGVLDGLDVIFVPRHGRGHRHSPSSINYRANIDALKRSGVTDILSLSACGSLREDLPPGHFVVVDQFIDRTFAREKSFFGDGLVAHVSMAQPTCNRLAEVVYDCGQKAGFPIKMGGTYLAMEGPQFSSLAESRLYRSWGCDVIGMTNMPEAKLSREAEICYVTVAMVTDFDCWHPDHDHVQVADIVRVLLENAEKAKSLVAMIAPRLKASRPAPCPAGCDHALEHALITSPTARSAEMVAKLDAVAGRVLKK from the coding sequence ATGACGGTGTTGGGTATTCTGGGGGGCAGCGGCCTCTATGACATGGCCGGCCTCAAGAGCGCGGAGTGGCGCAAGGTTGCCTCGCCGTTCGGCGAGACCTCCGACGAGTTTCTGTTCGGCGTGCTGGACGGGCTCGACGTCATCTTCGTCCCGCGCCACGGCCGCGGCCACCGCCATTCGCCGAGCTCGATCAACTACCGCGCCAACATCGACGCGCTGAAGCGCAGCGGCGTCACCGACATCCTGTCGCTGTCGGCCTGCGGTTCCCTGCGCGAGGATCTGCCGCCGGGCCATTTCGTCGTCGTCGACCAGTTCATCGACCGCACCTTCGCCCGCGAGAAGAGCTTCTTCGGCGATGGGCTCGTGGCGCACGTCTCGATGGCGCAGCCGACCTGCAATCGCCTCGCCGAAGTCGTCTACGACTGCGGCCAGAAGGCCGGCTTCCCGATCAAGATGGGCGGCACCTATCTCGCGATGGAAGGCCCGCAATTCTCCAGCCTGGCCGAGTCGCGCCTCTACCGCAGCTGGGGCTGCGACGTGATCGGCATGACCAACATGCCGGAGGCGAAGCTCTCGCGCGAAGCAGAGATATGCTACGTGACCGTCGCCATGGTCACGGACTTCGACTGCTGGCATCCCGACCACGACCATGTGCAGGTCGCAGACATCGTCCGCGTGCTGCTCGAAAATGCCGAGAAGGCCAAGTCGCTGGTCGCCATGATAGCGCCGCGCCTGAAGGCGTCGCGTCCCGCCCCCTGCCCGGCCGGCTGCGATCACGCGCTCGAACATGCCCTCATCACCTCGCCGACCGCGCGATCGGCGGAGATGGTGGCCAAGCTCGATGCCGTCGCCGGCCGCGTGTTGAAGAAGTAG
- a CDS encoding SDR family NAD(P)-dependent oxidoreductase — MGKLDGKITIVTGATSGIGRRTVELFVAEGAKVVATGRREELGRTLEAALGRDNCLFVTADATSEEDVKRMFDVCLSKWGRVDCLFNNAGGPAPVGGIETVPVEGFDAAMATLVRSVMLGMKHAAPLMMAQGSGSIINNGSVAARRAGYSTSMIYGAAKAAVNHLTVCTAMQLGEKNVRVNSISPGGIATGIFAKALGLPPDKADSYAESMKASMAKAQPIPRAGIVDDIAKAAIFLASDDSTFINGHDLVVDGGMVGGRLWTPHQEGVKAMRQAFGVDEI; from the coding sequence ATGGGCAAGCTCGACGGCAAGATCACCATCGTGACGGGGGCGACCAGTGGCATCGGACGGCGCACGGTCGAACTGTTCGTCGCGGAGGGCGCGAAGGTGGTGGCCACCGGGCGGCGCGAGGAGCTGGGCCGTACGCTCGAGGCCGCGCTGGGCAGGGACAATTGCCTTTTCGTGACGGCCGACGCGACGAGCGAGGAAGACGTGAAGCGGATGTTCGACGTCTGCCTGTCGAAGTGGGGCCGGGTCGACTGTCTGTTCAACAATGCCGGTGGGCCGGCGCCGGTCGGTGGCATCGAGACGGTGCCAGTCGAGGGCTTCGACGCGGCGATGGCGACCCTGGTGCGCTCGGTGATGCTGGGCATGAAGCATGCCGCCCCGCTGATGATGGCGCAGGGCTCGGGCAGCATCATCAACAATGGCAGCGTCGCGGCGCGCCGGGCGGGCTACTCGACGTCGATGATCTACGGGGCGGCGAAGGCGGCGGTGAACCATCTGACGGTCTGCACCGCCATGCAGCTCGGCGAAAAGAACGTGCGCGTGAACTCGATCTCGCCCGGCGGCATCGCCACCGGCATCTTCGCCAAGGCGCTGGGCCTGCCGCCGGACAAGGCCGATTCCTATGCCGAGTCGATGAAGGCCAGCATGGCAAAGGCCCAGCCGATTCCGCGTGCGGGCATCGTCGATGATATCGCGAAGGCGGCCATCTTCCTGGCGTCTGACGATTCGACCTTCATCAACGGCCACGATCTGGTCGTCGATGGCGGCATGGTCGGCGGTCGCTTGTGGACGCCGCACCAGGAAGGCGTGAAGGCGATGCGCCAGGCCTTCGGCGTCGACGAGATCTGA
- a CDS encoding SDR family NAD(P)-dependent oxidoreductase — MASLSGKVALVTGASRGIGRAVALSLAQQGAAVAVNYRERAADAEDVVAAIKKAGGKAISVAADVSDSAAVTTMIVAVERALGPVDVLVNNAGLAIMSSIDDLTEEDFDRTIAVNLKSAFLCTKAVLPGMRARKWGRIVNVSSGAARGAGGIGPHYNASKAGMEGLTRGYAARVVKDGVTVNAVAPSLIETDMVRGGLASSPDRIPLGRFGTSEECAQTVLMVIGNAYMTGQTVALSGGLSFL; from the coding sequence ATGGCTTCTCTTTCCGGCAAGGTCGCGCTGGTGACCGGCGCCTCGCGCGGCATCGGTCGCGCCGTCGCCCTGTCGCTCGCCCAGCAAGGCGCTGCGGTCGCCGTGAACTATCGGGAGCGGGCGGCCGATGCGGAGGACGTGGTCGCTGCCATCAAGAAGGCGGGCGGCAAGGCAATATCCGTCGCCGCCGACGTGTCGGACAGCGCCGCCGTCACGACCATGATCGTGGCGGTGGAGCGCGCGTTGGGGCCGGTCGATGTGCTGGTGAACAATGCCGGGCTCGCGATCATGAGCAGCATCGACGATCTCACCGAGGAAGACTTCGACCGTACCATCGCGGTCAACCTGAAGTCGGCGTTCCTCTGCACCAAGGCGGTGCTGCCGGGCATGCGGGCCCGCAAGTGGGGTCGTATCGTCAATGTCTCTTCAGGCGCAGCGCGCGGCGCGGGCGGCATCGGCCCGCACTACAACGCCTCCAAGGCCGGCATGGAAGGCCTGACGCGGGGCTACGCCGCGCGTGTCGTGAAGGACGGGGTCACCGTCAACGCCGTGGCGCCGTCGCTGATCGAGACGGACATGGTGCGCGGCGGCCTTGCTTCGTCGCCGGACCGCATCCCGCTCGGCCGCTTCGGCACGTCGGAGGAGTGCGCGCAGACGGTCCTGATGGTGATCGGCAACGCCTACATGACGGGCCAGACCGTGGCGCTGAGCGGGGGCCTGTCGTTCCTGTAG